One genomic segment of Roseivirga misakiensis includes these proteins:
- a CDS encoding Cif family virulence factor, producing MKNRILIGALIGLFFFSFKAQAQDDAADIKKAIMTMFDGMRAGDSAMVHSVFTDKVIFQRVQKVSPNGSRVVNNDFKNFLKAVGTPHDLVWDERIVFGPIQIDGDMASAWVPFKFYLGEKFSHCGVNIFQLFRTEQGWKVFHLVDTNRKENCVGG from the coding sequence ATGAAGAATAGAATCTTAATCGGAGCCCTAATTGGGCTCTTCTTTTTTAGTTTTAAGGCACAAGCTCAAGACGATGCAGCCGATATCAAAAAGGCCATTATGACCATGTTCGACGGCATGCGGGCGGGAGATAGCGCAATGGTGCATTCTGTTTTTACCGATAAAGTCATTTTTCAAAGAGTTCAGAAAGTATCCCCAAATGGTTCTCGAGTCGTCAACAATGACTTTAAGAATTTCTTAAAAGCAGTAGGAACACCGCATGACCTAGTCTGGGATGAACGCATTGTGTTTGGGCCGATTCAAATTGATGGTGATATGGCATCGGCTTGGGTTCCCTTTAAGTTCTATCTTGGCGAGAAGTTCTCTCATTGTGGAGTTAATATTTTTCAACTTTTCAGAACCGAGCAAGGGTGGAAGGTTTTTCACCTAGTGGACACCAACCGAAAGGAAAACTGTGTAGGAGGATAA
- a CDS encoding head GIN domain-containing protein — MKNNFKTQITLILFFIATLGFAQDKETRDLRRFTEIKVTEGIELIAKKGNTNSIELDVDRIDLDRVITEVRGDRLIVQLRRNSYSRRNNRRIIKAYLTYTEEIEEIAASTSAEVIFEDMIKGKELTIQTSTSGSVEVKAEVTYLNISASTSGRVEITGEAQEVEAKASTGGTIYAYDVEAEEVYAKANTGADVRVNATDRLRANANTGGTVSYRGRPRADVRSNTGGQVRRAR, encoded by the coding sequence ATGAAAAACAACTTCAAAACTCAAATCACACTAATCTTATTTTTTATAGCGACGCTCGGCTTTGCCCAAGACAAAGAAACTCGGGACCTCAGGAGGTTTACAGAAATAAAAGTAACGGAAGGCATTGAGCTAATTGCCAAAAAAGGAAATACCAATAGCATCGAACTCGATGTAGATAGAATTGATCTCGACCGTGTTATTACAGAAGTGCGCGGCGATCGTTTGATAGTTCAACTGAGACGAAATAGTTATTCTAGAAGAAATAACCGCCGTATCATCAAGGCATATCTTACTTACACTGAAGAGATAGAGGAAATTGCAGCATCTACTAGTGCTGAGGTCATATTTGAAGATATGATTAAAGGGAAAGAATTGACGATTCAAACCAGTACTTCGGGCAGCGTGGAGGTTAAAGCAGAAGTGACTTACTTGAATATTAGTGCGAGTACTTCTGGAAGAGTAGAAATCACAGGAGAGGCACAAGAAGTAGAAGCCAAAGCATCGACCGGTGGAACAATTTACGCTTATGATGTAGAAGCTGAAGAAGTGTATGCTAAGGCTAACACGGGAGCAGACGTAAGAGTAAATGCAACTGACCGTTTGAGGGCTAATGCTAATACAGGCGGAACAGTAAGTTATAGAGGAAGACCTCGCGCAGATGTGCGTTCAAATACTGGTGGTCAAGTTCGTCGAGCTAGATAA